In the genome of Deinococcus sp. QL22, one region contains:
- a CDS encoding aldehyde dehydrogenase (NADP(+)): MTVPRTFQAHNPATGQVLPSTFSVTSSDELAQLMEDAGQAALPYAKLSGQRRAEFLSAAADQIAAHAEELIARAMEETALSEARLRGEVARTANQLRLFADLVRDGSWVDARLDLSNPERTPPKPDVRSMRIPLGPVVVFGASNFPLAFSVAGGDTASALAAGCPVVAKAHPAHPATSAVAAHALLVAATQTNMPHGVFSLVYDDGYEVGLSLVRHPHIRAVGFTGSRGGGMALVAAAQARPVPIPVFAEMSSVNPLVLSEAAIRARGPALVTGLIGSISGSGGQLCTQPGLLFVPEGEAGDTLLQDLAEQLMTVPACTLLSSGIRDAYDAGTAALARHADVTTRQTIQEVTPGVHCQLYEVPLGALSASPELAHEVFGPVSLAVRYADREQLARVLLELEGQLTATLHALPGELSEWQDVVDVLRARSGRLVLNGFPTGVEVGHAIVHGGPFPATSDGGSTSVGTRAIERFSRPLAYQDFPDSLLPPELQNANPLRIWRMVDGWRTQEALSPEVTA, from the coding sequence ATGACGGTGCCCCGTACCTTTCAGGCGCACAACCCTGCCACGGGCCAAGTCCTCCCCAGCACCTTCTCGGTCACGTCTTCCGACGAACTGGCACAGCTGATGGAGGACGCCGGGCAGGCCGCCTTGCCTTACGCCAAACTGTCTGGACAGCGGCGGGCAGAGTTCCTGAGCGCGGCCGCCGACCAGATCGCCGCACATGCTGAAGAGCTGATCGCGCGGGCCATGGAAGAGACTGCGCTGTCCGAAGCCCGTCTGCGTGGCGAGGTCGCCCGCACCGCCAATCAGTTGCGGCTCTTCGCAGACCTCGTACGTGACGGCTCATGGGTCGATGCCCGCCTTGACCTGTCCAACCCTGAACGAACACCCCCCAAGCCCGACGTCCGTAGCATGCGCATTCCCCTCGGTCCGGTAGTCGTCTTCGGGGCGAGCAACTTCCCACTTGCCTTCAGTGTGGCTGGCGGCGACACGGCGTCCGCATTGGCGGCCGGATGCCCGGTAGTGGCGAAGGCGCATCCGGCCCATCCTGCGACCTCTGCGGTAGCCGCACACGCGCTTCTTGTCGCTGCCACGCAGACAAACATGCCCCACGGCGTCTTCTCCCTGGTCTATGACGACGGGTATGAAGTCGGCCTGTCCCTGGTGCGGCATCCCCATATCCGCGCGGTGGGCTTCACCGGCTCACGTGGAGGGGGGATGGCGTTGGTCGCTGCCGCGCAGGCCCGTCCAGTGCCGATTCCCGTATTCGCAGAGATGAGCAGCGTCAACCCCCTGGTGTTGAGTGAGGCCGCCATCAGGGCAAGGGGCCCAGCCCTGGTCACGGGCCTGATCGGCAGTATCAGCGGGTCAGGCGGGCAGCTGTGCACCCAACCAGGGCTACTGTTTGTGCCTGAAGGCGAGGCTGGCGACACCCTTCTTCAGGACCTGGCCGAGCAACTGATGACCGTGCCCGCCTGCACCCTCCTCTCCAGTGGCATCAGAGACGCTTACGACGCTGGAACTGCAGCCTTGGCCAGGCACGCAGATGTGACAACGCGCCAAACCATTCAAGAAGTGACGCCAGGGGTGCACTGTCAGCTGTATGAGGTTCCTCTTGGCGCCCTGTCCGCCTCGCCCGAATTGGCCCACGAGGTGTTCGGTCCGGTCAGCCTGGCCGTGCGGTATGCCGACCGCGAGCAACTGGCCCGCGTCCTGCTGGAGCTCGAAGGTCAGCTCACCGCCACCCTGCACGCCCTACCTGGAGAACTTTCTGAATGGCAGGACGTGGTGGATGTACTGCGTGCGAGGTCGGGCCGCCTCGTCCTCAACGGCTTCCCCACAGGGGTGGAGGTCGGGCACGCCATCGTTCATGGTGGTCCCTTTCCAGCCACCAGTGACGGCGGCAGTACCAGTGTGGGCACCCGCGCCATTGAGCGCTTTAGCCGCCCCCTCGCTTACCAGGATTTCCCCGATTCCCTGTTGCCCCCTGAGTTGCAAAACGCTAACCCCCTGCGCATCTGGCGGATGGTTGACGGTTGGCGGACGCAGGAAGCCCTTTCCCCGGAGGTCACCGCATGA
- a CDS encoding FAD-dependent oxidoreductase encodes MVKADVSADVVVVGAGPAGLTAARSAAEGGAQVVLLDASPGPGGQIWRGLQEKQSSPAAALLRKVRSLGVQMLNRAEVSFVDPQDTDELTLTVSTPGSLRRVRATTVILATGATERFLPFPGWTLPGVVGAGGLQAMTKSGLNVRGQRVVVAGSGPLLLAVAASLRGKGAHVIAVAEQARWADLIRFGLSASRLPGKGGEALRLAAGLRGVPYWPQTYPLCARGEGRLEEVTLRRGGRDQTLACDWLAAGFDLMPDTRVAQLLGCALDKSGAVQVSTWQQTSHPGVYAAGEVTGVGGVDKALLEGFIAGCAATGQIGRLREVARQVERQHAFQAVIEQSFALRPELRNLPEADTVVCRCEEVRHRDLQRCTSWTDAKLQTRCGMGTCQGRICGPATATLYGWTFSGVRPPLTPVPIADLLHAAEPRAQPAGVRDSVLH; translated from the coding sequence GTGGTGAAGGCTGATGTTTCCGCCGACGTCGTGGTGGTTGGTGCGGGTCCCGCTGGGCTGACGGCCGCACGGTCCGCTGCTGAGGGTGGGGCGCAGGTCGTGCTGCTGGACGCCAGCCCAGGACCAGGTGGACAGATCTGGCGTGGGCTCCAGGAGAAACAGTCTAGTCCAGCAGCTGCCCTGCTGCGCAAAGTGCGCAGCCTGGGAGTCCAGATGTTGAACCGTGCAGAAGTGAGCTTCGTCGACCCCCAGGACACAGACGAATTGACACTGACCGTGTCGACGCCTGGATCGCTGCGCCGGGTACGGGCCACCACAGTTATCCTGGCCACAGGGGCGACCGAACGCTTTCTGCCCTTTCCCGGATGGACGCTCCCGGGTGTGGTGGGAGCAGGGGGCCTCCAGGCCATGACCAAAAGCGGACTGAACGTGCGCGGTCAACGGGTAGTGGTCGCAGGGTCTGGACCACTGCTGCTGGCGGTCGCGGCCAGCCTGCGAGGAAAAGGTGCCCATGTGATTGCGGTGGCTGAGCAGGCCAGGTGGGCTGACCTGATCCGTTTTGGCCTCAGTGCCAGCCGCCTCCCAGGCAAGGGAGGAGAAGCCCTCCGGCTGGCCGCCGGTCTCCGCGGTGTGCCGTATTGGCCACAGACGTATCCGCTGTGCGCCCGCGGTGAGGGCCGTCTGGAAGAGGTCACCTTGCGCCGTGGAGGCCGGGACCAGACCCTCGCATGCGACTGGCTGGCTGCAGGTTTCGACCTGATGCCCGACACGCGCGTGGCACAGTTGCTGGGGTGCGCTCTCGACAAGTCTGGAGCGGTTCAGGTGAGCACCTGGCAGCAGACCAGCCACCCAGGTGTCTATGCGGCGGGCGAGGTCACCGGGGTCGGCGGTGTGGACAAGGCGCTGCTGGAGGGCTTCATAGCGGGCTGCGCAGCCACAGGACAAATCGGACGGCTGCGTGAGGTGGCGCGGCAGGTCGAAAGGCAGCACGCGTTTCAAGCAGTGATAGAACAGTCTTTCGCCCTTCGTCCGGAGCTCCGCAACCTTCCTGAGGCCGACACGGTCGTCTGCCGCTGCGAAGAGGTGCGTCACCGTGACCTCCAGCGCTGCACGTCGTGGACCGACGCCAAGTTGCAAACGCGTTGCGGCATGGGGACCTGCCAGGGTCGGATTTGTGGTCCGGCCACCGCCACACTGTATGGTTGGACATTTTCCGGCGTCCGCCCGCCCCTCACACCTGTGCCCATTGCTGATCTGCTGCACGCCGCTGAGCCCCGGGCTCAACCAGCAGGAGTGCGTGACTCCGTACTCCACTGA
- a CDS encoding cytochrome P450: MTTSPSDAPRCPFHGDTASLTRRDSIASKIGEAIEVDEHGVYRIHDFQTARDILRAEGVRQAGFMSEVASGVRGLGNLPVLFEEGEKHHEMRRSTARYFTPTRVADYEPMIAALADELIAELIRKGEMNLDDLGLKLAVNVAAQVVGLTDSRLPGLERRIISFVEGGGDSEPGSTQPSRGWLSARRQQAQMALFYFLDVKPAIEARRRERKDDLISHLLDREYNDVEIMTECLTYGTAGMVTTREFISAAAWHLLKNPELRAEYVHGTEKERHAILHEILRLEPVVTMLYRRAEENLIVEGQTIPRGSLLALNVQEANVDLEVMGTDAGELCPGRKLPRGMQPQVLAFGDGHHRCPGAFLAIKESDVFLRRLLVWRDLEMITEPQVGYNEVVKGYELRGFRLCLGQGAQG; the protein is encoded by the coding sequence ATGACCACTTCCCCATCCGACGCGCCCCGTTGCCCTTTTCACGGGGATACGGCCTCGCTCACCCGGCGCGACTCCATCGCCTCCAAAATAGGCGAAGCCATTGAGGTGGACGAACACGGCGTCTACCGCATTCACGATTTCCAGACTGCGCGTGACATTCTGCGTGCTGAGGGAGTGCGCCAGGCGGGCTTCATGTCCGAGGTCGCCAGTGGCGTCCGGGGCCTGGGCAACCTGCCCGTTCTGTTCGAGGAGGGCGAGAAGCACCACGAGATGCGCCGCTCGACCGCCCGCTACTTCACGCCCACCCGGGTTGCAGACTACGAACCGATGATCGCCGCGCTGGCCGACGAGTTGATCGCCGAACTGATCCGTAAGGGTGAGATGAACCTCGACGATCTCGGCCTCAAGCTTGCCGTGAACGTAGCCGCGCAGGTCGTCGGCCTGACTGACAGCCGCCTGCCTGGCTTGGAGCGCCGCATCATCTCCTTCGTGGAGGGAGGCGGCGACAGCGAACCGGGCAGCACACAGCCCAGCAGAGGCTGGCTCTCGGCCCGGCGGCAGCAGGCGCAGATGGCACTCTTTTACTTTCTGGACGTGAAACCAGCCATCGAGGCCCGGCGCAGGGAGCGCAAGGACGACCTGATCAGCCACCTGCTTGACCGCGAGTACAACGACGTAGAGATCATGACTGAGTGCCTGACCTACGGCACGGCGGGGATGGTAACCACGCGCGAGTTCATCAGCGCCGCCGCCTGGCACCTGTTGAAGAACCCGGAGCTGCGTGCCGAATACGTCCACGGCACCGAGAAGGAACGCCACGCCATCCTGCATGAGATTCTGCGGCTGGAGCCGGTCGTGACCATGCTCTATCGCCGCGCCGAGGAGAATTTGATCGTGGAGGGCCAGACCATACCGCGGGGCAGCCTGCTGGCCCTGAACGTGCAGGAAGCCAATGTGGATCTGGAGGTGATGGGCACGGACGCAGGGGAACTCTGCCCTGGCCGCAAATTGCCGCGTGGCATGCAGCCTCAGGTTCTGGCCTTTGGCGACGGCCATCACCGCTGCCCCGGGGCGTTCCTAGCCATCAAGGAGTCGGACGTGTTCCTACGCCGCTTGCTGGTATGGCGGGATCTGGAGATGATCACTGAACCCCAGGTGGGTTACAACGAGGTCGTGAAGGGCTACGAGCTGCGCGGCTTCCGGCTTTGCCTGGGGCAAGGAGCGCAGGGCTAA
- a CDS encoding PQQ-binding-like beta-propeller repeat protein, whose protein sequence is MPRFTSTLLIVSLLMITRTTDAQPALQPHLASLHIQTNAPDHFLNLPDGTTVVRQQGTLTFQLKLNQTFQLSSKAQACTSHPALRVSVLDPQGRFTLTVRGFTADHAAVWVSATGNCKEATGNRVDSSPAIGKDGTVYIGSGDAHIYALNPTTGRLKWKLKTGGYVLASPALSPDGVIYVGSMDTNVYALKPDGTVKWKFKTGGYVISSVGLGVDGMVYVGSDDRQVYALNPTTGKPRWAFATGGMVESSPAVGADGRVYVGSADTNVYALSPRTGRPSWKFGTGAYVLFSPALGQDGTVYVGSNDGNVYALDSRTGQSRWKFGTGSLVTSSPAVGGDGTIYVGSNDGNVYALNPTTGRPRWTFSTGSSVASSPAIGADGTVYVGSHDRHVYALDPMTGQPRWKYNTGNLVISSPAVSMDGTVYIGSGRKVYALYSLSRGLTTSSWPRFRQDNNNTGRR, encoded by the coding sequence ATGCCACGATTCACTTCAACTCTGCTCATCGTTTCCCTCCTGATGATCACCCGGACGACGGACGCTCAGCCCGCTCTTCAGCCTCACCTCGCTTCTCTGCACATCCAGACCAACGCTCCAGATCATTTTCTGAATCTCCCGGATGGCACGACAGTCGTGAGGCAACAGGGCACCCTGACCTTTCAACTGAAGTTGAACCAAACGTTCCAGCTGTCCTCAAAGGCTCAGGCCTGTACCAGCCACCCAGCCCTGAGGGTCAGCGTCCTAGACCCTCAGGGCCGTTTTACCCTGACCGTTCGTGGCTTCACAGCCGACCATGCTGCGGTGTGGGTCAGTGCCACCGGCAACTGCAAAGAGGCCACCGGCAACCGTGTGGACTCCTCACCCGCCATTGGCAAGGATGGCACTGTGTATATCGGTTCAGGAGATGCCCATATCTACGCCCTCAACCCCACGACGGGCCGGCTCAAATGGAAGCTCAAGACGGGTGGCTACGTCCTCGCTTCGCCTGCCCTGAGTCCAGATGGCGTGATCTATGTGGGTTCGATGGACACCAACGTGTATGCCCTCAAGCCTGACGGCACGGTCAAGTGGAAATTCAAAACAGGTGGTTATGTCATCTCCTCTGTCGGCCTGGGGGTGGACGGTATGGTCTATGTCGGCTCCGATGACCGCCAAGTCTACGCCCTCAACCCCACGACCGGAAAACCCAGATGGGCGTTTGCCACCGGCGGAATGGTCGAGTCTTCACCTGCTGTGGGCGCAGATGGCAGGGTCTATGTGGGCTCAGCAGACACTAACGTCTACGCACTGAGTCCCCGCACGGGTCGACCCAGCTGGAAGTTCGGCACGGGCGCCTACGTCCTCTTCTCACCCGCTCTGGGTCAAGACGGCACGGTGTATGTCGGTTCCAATGACGGCAACGTCTATGCCCTGGATTCCAGAACGGGTCAATCCAGGTGGAAGTTCGGTACGGGCAGCCTGGTGACCTCATCCCCAGCGGTGGGTGGAGATGGCACGATCTATGTCGGTTCCAATGACGGCAACGTGTATGCCCTCAACCCTACGACGGGACGTCCCAGGTGGACATTCTCCACCGGTAGTTCTGTCGCTTCGTCACCTGCCATTGGTGCCGACGGCACGGTGTATGTCGGTTCCCATGACCGTCACGTCTATGCCCTCGACCCCATGACTGGTCAGCCCCGTTGGAAGTACAACACGGGTAACTTGGTCATTTCCTCTCCCGCTGTGAGCATGGACGGTACGGTGTATATCGGTTCAGGCCGCAAGGTCTATGCCCTGTACTCGCTTTCACGTGGACTGACGACCAGCAGTTGGCCCAGGTTCCGTCAGGACAACAACAATACCGGACGCCGATAG
- a CDS encoding AraC family transcriptional regulator — MLTSPLPEEFSTPGLLTVLELLHFLPNTVAFLKDAQGRYLYGNDTLLRRLRLNGASDLTGKQASDVFPPTLGQSYTQQDLMVLTGKTLTEHLELHLYTGGLSGWCLTTKRVLTLPNGQTIGLMGISRDLAVSSSSGSALSEAVAYIHEHYDQPLQIAALARQTQMSLVTFERQIKRVYGVTPSQLLIRARVEAATKLLQTTTLPVARIAVECGYFDHSAFSRIFRTTVGVTPRQFRQLVQAKGKP, encoded by the coding sequence GTGCTGACATCCCCCCTACCGGAAGAATTCAGTACTCCCGGTCTACTCACGGTGCTGGAGCTGCTTCATTTTCTTCCCAATACAGTCGCATTCCTGAAGGACGCCCAGGGTCGGTATCTTTACGGGAACGATACCCTCCTTCGCCGACTACGCCTCAATGGGGCAAGCGACTTGACCGGCAAACAGGCCAGTGACGTCTTTCCACCGACGCTTGGTCAGAGTTATACCCAGCAGGACCTGATGGTTCTGACGGGAAAGACACTGACCGAGCATCTCGAACTTCACCTCTACACAGGCGGGCTTTCGGGCTGGTGCCTGACCACCAAGCGCGTCCTGACCTTACCCAACGGCCAGACCATTGGGCTGATGGGGATCTCACGTGATCTCGCAGTCTCTTCAAGCAGCGGGTCGGCCCTTTCCGAAGCTGTCGCCTATATCCATGAGCACTATGATCAGCCACTGCAGATTGCGGCCTTGGCACGGCAGACACAGATGAGCCTGGTGACCTTTGAACGTCAGATTAAGCGGGTCTATGGCGTCACGCCGAGTCAGCTCCTGATTCGGGCTAGGGTAGAAGCAGCCACTAAGTTGTTGCAGACCACAACGCTGCCTGTTGCCAGAATCGCAGTCGAGTGTGGGTACTTTGACCACAGTGCCTTCAGCCGCATTTTTAGAACGACGGTGGGCGTTACCCCCCGGCAGTTCCGCCAGCTGGTTCAGGCAAAGGGCAAGCCCTGA
- a CDS encoding cupin domain-containing protein, translating into MTEGRPDRPQPIALNRYDLAGQLARLRSEASLRDHGRDSLTLVRDPGFTLLLVALQAGSGLPDHTAPGPISVLVLDGRVAFTSQGERLELAPHELVTLPARIPHEVMALEDSAILITIAVPVTHTNPIGLEGEHQVDTQQPSK; encoded by the coding sequence ATGACTGAAGGACGACCAGATCGACCACAACCCATCGCGCTCAACCGCTATGACCTCGCAGGTCAACTCGCCCGTCTCCGCAGCGAAGCATCCCTCCGTGACCATGGACGAGATTCGCTCACGCTGGTGCGCGACCCGGGCTTCACTCTGCTGTTGGTGGCCTTACAGGCGGGATCAGGCCTGCCAGACCACACGGCCCCCGGCCCCATCAGCGTCCTTGTGCTCGATGGCCGCGTTGCATTCACTTCCCAGGGTGAACGGCTCGAACTCGCCCCGCATGAACTGGTGACCTTGCCGGCCCGTATCCCGCATGAGGTCATGGCGCTTGAAGACAGTGCCATCCTGATCACCATCGCCGTTCCCGTCACCCACACCAATCCAATCGGCCTGGAGGGTGAGCACCAAGTGGACACTCAGCAGCCCTCCAAATAG
- a CDS encoding proline racemase family protein, protein MFQLSQARVPRRLRFIDSHTAGEPTRIVLDGFPLLPGTTLAEQRRALTRDFDAWRSLINNEPRGNNVLVSALLVPPCVPDCAAGVIFFNNVGPLNMCGHGTIGLITTLAYLGQIEPGEHLIDTPVGVVSATLHGDGRVSVQNVPAYRHRQDVTVQVPGIGEVRGDVAWGGNWFFLTDAGTQDLNIANVEALTDSAWRIRQALVAAGVTGADGAEIDHIELLGQVDGVSRNFVLCPGKAYDRSPCGTGTSAKMACLAADGQLAPGQPWVQQSVIGTEFEGHYRWQDGAVHPTITGQAFITAEGTLIVQPGDPFAWGIRADVVDR, encoded by the coding sequence ATGTTCCAACTAAGCCAGGCGCGCGTTCCGCGGCGTTTGAGATTCATCGATTCCCACACTGCGGGTGAGCCGACTCGCATCGTACTGGACGGATTTCCGCTGCTCCCCGGGACGACACTGGCCGAGCAACGACGAGCTCTGACAAGGGACTTTGATGCCTGGCGCAGCCTGATCAACAATGAGCCGCGCGGGAACAACGTGCTCGTGAGTGCTCTGCTCGTTCCCCCCTGTGTGCCGGACTGCGCCGCAGGCGTGATCTTCTTCAACAACGTAGGCCCACTCAACATGTGCGGTCATGGCACTATCGGCCTGATCACCACCCTGGCCTACCTGGGCCAGATCGAACCTGGGGAGCACCTCATCGACACCCCAGTGGGGGTCGTTTCCGCCACACTGCACGGGGACGGGCGCGTCAGTGTGCAAAATGTCCCTGCCTATCGCCACCGCCAGGATGTCACCGTTCAGGTGCCGGGGATTGGTGAGGTGCGCGGGGACGTGGCCTGGGGCGGCAACTGGTTCTTTCTGACAGATGCCGGGACACAGGATCTCAACATTGCCAATGTGGAAGCGTTGACTGACTCTGCCTGGCGCATCCGCCAGGCCCTGGTGGCTGCCGGTGTCACTGGTGCGGATGGAGCCGAAATTGATCACATCGAACTGCTCGGACAGGTGGATGGTGTTTCACGAAACTTCGTGCTGTGTCCCGGCAAAGCGTATGACCGGAGCCCCTGCGGCACCGGTACCAGCGCCAAGATGGCCTGCCTGGCGGCCGATGGCCAGCTTGCCCCGGGTCAACCCTGGGTGCAGCAGAGCGTGATCGGTACCGAGTTCGAGGGGCATTACCGTTGGCAGGACGGCGCCGTCCACCCGACCATCACCGGACAGGCTTTCATCACGGCCGAAGGGACGCTGATTGTCCAGCCGGGAGACCCATTTGCGTGGGGCATCCGTGCGGATGTGGTGGACAGGTGA
- a CDS encoding FAD-binding oxidoreductase produces the protein MRQLHGVVVGGGMVGAACAAALARQGWQVTVIEAGTVGGGSTAAGMGHLVVMDDSPAQLALTSLSLELWEALVPHLPAQADYRRCGTLWIASDEEELFAVHPKQQQYLSTGRQATVLDTGELSRHEPSLRRGLAGALRVPDDAVVYAPVVARFLLERAGADVQHGEVIALEDRVVRLKDGRRLGADLVVVAGGADASSLLSELPLRPRKGHLLITERTPLKVNHQLVELGYLKSAHGSEADSVAFNVQPRPTGQLLIGSSRQFGPVDKQIDWPLLRRMLDRAADFLPGLPNVSALRVWTGLRSASPDHLPIVGPHPDRPGIYLAVGHEGLGITTALATAELLRTYLTGEASPLPGVSLGLERFGAGEHHA, from the coding sequence GTGAGGCAGCTCCATGGCGTGGTGGTGGGTGGTGGCATGGTCGGTGCCGCCTGCGCCGCCGCCTTGGCCCGCCAGGGCTGGCAGGTCACTGTGATCGAAGCCGGGACGGTTGGCGGCGGCTCAACGGCGGCAGGGATGGGCCACCTGGTGGTGATGGACGACAGTCCGGCCCAACTCGCACTGACCAGCCTCAGCCTGGAACTCTGGGAAGCCCTGGTACCGCACCTGCCCGCTCAGGCGGACTACCGGCGGTGCGGCACCCTGTGGATCGCAAGTGACGAGGAAGAGCTGTTTGCAGTACACCCCAAACAGCAGCAGTACCTTTCCACAGGACGACAGGCGACGGTTCTGGATACCGGGGAACTCTCGCGCCACGAGCCGTCTCTGCGCAGGGGACTAGCGGGCGCCCTGCGAGTGCCAGATGACGCCGTGGTCTACGCCCCGGTGGTGGCCCGGTTCCTTCTTGAGCGGGCAGGAGCGGACGTGCAGCACGGAGAGGTGATCGCGCTGGAAGACCGTGTGGTCCGCCTCAAAGATGGCAGGAGGTTGGGGGCCGATCTGGTGGTTGTGGCGGGCGGTGCGGATGCGTCGTCCCTTCTATCCGAACTGCCCCTGCGTCCCCGGAAAGGCCACCTGCTCATCACGGAGCGCACCCCGCTCAAGGTCAACCACCAGCTGGTCGAATTGGGCTACCTGAAAAGTGCGCACGGCAGCGAGGCTGACAGCGTGGCCTTCAACGTGCAGCCGCGCCCGACCGGACAATTGCTGATCGGGTCCAGCCGCCAATTCGGGCCAGTGGACAAGCAGATCGACTGGCCGCTCCTGCGCCGGATGCTGGACCGGGCCGCTGATTTTCTTCCCGGGCTGCCAAATGTCAGTGCCCTGAGGGTTTGGACGGGGCTGCGCAGCGCTTCCCCAGATCACCTGCCGATCGTGGGGCCGCATCCAGACCGGCCTGGCATCTACCTCGCCGTGGGCCATGAAGGTCTGGGCATCACCACGGCACTGGCGACCGCGGAACTTCTCCGGACGTACCTGACGGGCGAGGCCTCACCCCTTCCGGGCGTCTCACTTGGTCTGGAACGGTTCGGCGCGGGGGAACACCATGCCTGA
- a CDS encoding (2Fe-2S)-binding protein produces MPELTVEARRITVDEGVSVLAALQNLGLHVTRRSHDGEVRGALCGMGVCSECRALVDGVLVRTCLTPAQENMVVERILEVRGEG; encoded by the coding sequence ATGCCTGAACTGACCGTTGAGGCTCGTCGAATTACGGTGGATGAAGGCGTCAGTGTGCTTGCCGCATTGCAAAACCTGGGATTGCACGTGACACGGCGCAGTCACGATGGTGAGGTTCGTGGAGCGCTGTGCGGCATGGGGGTCTGCTCCGAGTGCCGCGCCCTGGTCGACGGTGTGCTCGTCCGCACCTGCCTGACACCTGCCCAGGAGAACATGGTGGTCGAGCGGATCCTGGAGGTGCGTGGTGAAGGCTGA
- a CDS encoding MarR family winged helix-turn-helix transcriptional regulator, whose product MDTTPASSTDLATWPSSLPAPLELTFLTALWEVWQALTARGEAELRARHSLDLRSFIALAYLQSGEGQPARLARELGVPRYEVSRVLHALESRGAVSRISAHTDARRVTVTVTPGGAALYAAALDTVRSVTGPPLATLGLRAEHLTRDLSALAGAARSLPSLSPQQESA is encoded by the coding sequence ATGGACACGACGCCTGCCTCTTCGACGGATCTAGCGACTTGGCCATCTTCTCTCCCGGCACCCCTGGAACTCACTTTCCTGACCGCCCTGTGGGAGGTCTGGCAAGCTCTCACCGCCCGCGGCGAGGCCGAACTGCGGGCTCGGCATAGCCTGGATCTGCGGTCCTTCATTGCCCTGGCCTACCTTCAGAGCGGTGAGGGTCAACCTGCACGGCTCGCCCGCGAACTTGGCGTGCCCCGGTACGAGGTGAGCCGGGTGCTGCACGCGCTGGAGTCGCGGGGCGCAGTCAGCCGGATCTCTGCCCACACTGATGCCCGCCGCGTCACCGTGACCGTCACTCCGGGGGGCGCGGCGCTCTACGCGGCGGCACTGGACACGGTTCGCAGCGTCACCGGCCCGCCGCTCGCCACGCTCGGTCTCCGGGCAGAACACCTCACGCGTGACCTGTCGGCCCTCGCTGGAGCCGCCCGTTCTCTCCCTTCTCTCTCCCCCCAACAGGAGTCAGCATGA
- a CDS encoding dihydrodipicolinate synthase family protein, whose amino-acid sequence MTQSKIFEGVFPAITTPFNQDGSVDHAFLRDHARWMMREGSRGMVPLGSLGEGNTLEESEKIAILETLVDALGDAPVVPGIGSLSTQGAVRLARVAQELGCQGLMVLPPYVYTSDWREMKLHMAAVISATDLPVILYNNPIAYRTDFLTAHILELVDEHANVRAVKESSSDVRRVTALAAALPSHVELMVGVDDLLLEGVVAGATGWIAGLVNAYPAESVRLFNLARAGRLDEASDLYRWFLPLLRLDTGIKFVQLIKQVQEETGHGSARVRAPRLALTPAEFSEVRGIIQQASASQPAPV is encoded by the coding sequence ATGACGCAGTCCAAAATCTTTGAAGGTGTCTTTCCCGCCATCACCACTCCGTTCAATCAGGACGGCAGTGTCGATCATGCCTTTCTCCGTGATCATGCCCGCTGGATGATGCGTGAAGGCAGCCGAGGTATGGTGCCACTCGGATCCTTGGGCGAAGGCAATACCCTTGAGGAATCCGAAAAGATTGCCATTCTTGAAACGCTGGTCGATGCCCTGGGAGACGCGCCCGTCGTGCCTGGGATTGGCAGCCTGAGTACGCAGGGAGCCGTTAGGCTCGCCAGGGTGGCCCAGGAGCTCGGTTGCCAGGGCTTGATGGTGCTGCCGCCTTACGTGTACACCAGCGACTGGCGCGAGATGAAGTTGCATATGGCTGCCGTGATCAGCGCCACCGACCTGCCAGTCATTCTCTATAACAACCCCATCGCCTACCGTACGGACTTCCTCACGGCCCACATTTTGGAGCTGGTCGACGAACACGCCAACGTGCGCGCTGTGAAGGAATCGAGTTCAGATGTGCGCCGCGTGACCGCCCTGGCGGCCGCCCTTCCTTCACATGTCGAGTTGATGGTGGGCGTGGATGACCTGCTGCTTGAAGGGGTGGTCGCCGGGGCGACCGGGTGGATCGCTGGACTGGTCAACGCCTACCCCGCAGAGAGCGTGCGCCTGTTCAACCTGGCCCGCGCGGGTCGGCTGGACGAAGCCAGCGACCTTTACCGTTGGTTCCTGCCACTGTTGAGGCTGGATACGGGCATCAAGTTTGTCCAGCTCATCAAGCAGGTGCAGGAGGAAACTGGGCATGGCAGTGCGCGTGTGCGCGCTCCGCGTCTGGCCCTCACGCCTGCGGAATTCAGCGAAGTACGCGGGATCATCCAGCAGGCGTCTGCCAGTCAGCCTGCGCCGGTATGA